From Bdellovibrionota bacterium, one genomic window encodes:
- a CDS encoding biopolymer transporter ExbD, which produces MPIYAPGKRDRKNRQLSGGKRSVVAILSLTAMVDMFTVLTVFLLQNYKSTGEVLFIPKEVVLPNAAETKELTPAHVVTISNQFVFLDQEPLVDFKEVKEQRDWLVRPLYQKLIDAIQKSEVDNRQALKTQIKKVVGNQQKPTKEINQFRRVTVQADKKIDFLTIKKVMYTVTEAGAEEINFAVMVVEKGDLGALPK; this is translated from the coding sequence ATGCCAATATACGCACCAGGAAAAAGAGACAGAAAAAATAGACAGTTGAGTGGTGGGAAAAGAAGTGTGGTGGCGATCCTTTCGTTGACTGCCATGGTGGACATGTTCACCGTTTTGACAGTATTCCTTCTACAAAACTACAAATCGACAGGGGAAGTACTTTTTATTCCAAAAGAAGTAGTTCTTCCAAATGCAGCTGAAACAAAAGAATTAACACCAGCTCACGTGGTGACAATTTCCAATCAATTTGTATTCTTGGATCAAGAGCCATTAGTTGATTTCAAAGAAGTGAAAGAGCAGAGAGATTGGTTGGTCCGACCTCTTTATCAAAAACTAATTGATGCGATTCAAAAGAGCGAAGTGGACAACCGCCAAGCTTTAAAAACTCAAATCAAAAAAGTTGTCGGCAACCAACAAAAGCCAACAAAAGAAATCAACCAATTCCGACGCGTAACCGTACAAGCTGATAAAAAGATCGATTTCCTAACGATCAAAAAAGTCATGTACACCGTCACAGAAGCCGGCGCCGAAGAAATCAACTTCGCTGTAATGGTAGTTGAAAAAGGCGATTTGGGCGCATTACCAAAATAA
- a CDS encoding biopolymer transporter ExbD — protein MAQITEKGNGRDTNVDLNIVPFIDLMCVCIIFLLVTAVWTQVSMIQIGSSVYSKRTEATPDEPPPRPEVAFRLDVVSSGYVVKIGKNQLSIPKVSAAYDDRTLMAELQKIKKEYPDKKDGVITVQEELTYDDLIHGMDMLLRGGFEEISVAAGGGAP, from the coding sequence ATGGCTCAAATTACAGAAAAAGGTAACGGTAGGGATACGAACGTTGATTTGAACATCGTTCCTTTTATTGACCTTATGTGTGTGTGCATTATCTTTCTTCTTGTGACTGCGGTGTGGACTCAGGTTTCCATGATTCAGATTGGAAGCTCGGTTTACAGCAAAAGAACAGAGGCAACACCCGATGAACCTCCACCACGTCCAGAGGTAGCATTTAGACTCGATGTGGTTTCAAGTGGATATGTTGTGAAGATTGGGAAAAATCAATTGAGCATTCCTAAAGTGAGCGCAGCTTACGACGACAGAACATTGATGGCGGAACTTCAGAAAATTAAAAAAGAATATCCAGACAAAAAAGATGGCGTCATTACGGTTCAAGAAGAATTAACGTATGACGATTTGATCCACGGAATGGATATGTTACTCCGTGGTGGGTTCGAAGAGATTTCAGTCGCAGCGGGCGGGGGAGCTCCATAA
- a CDS encoding MotA/TolQ/ExbB proton channel family protein, translating to MISIAHAQEVVATATAETAVQMNFVQKAFHDGGWPMYIIAIVGVLTVFIIVERFMALMKLTVDKDDFMDKILGMVLRGDLRGAITFCDSRPVPLTNTLKAGLVSAANKRPDEEIQVAMDGAALKETPRLEGWTTFLAVFGNVATLIGLLGTIVGLITSFGAVADADPAKKAELLSKGIAEALNCTAFGLLVAIPAIIFYGYFQHRIGRAITEMQEGSMNLINVVVSNRDKMKY from the coding sequence TTGATTTCAATAGCACACGCACAAGAAGTAGTAGCAACAGCGACAGCAGAAACTGCTGTTCAGATGAACTTTGTTCAAAAAGCTTTCCACGATGGTGGATGGCCGATGTACATCATCGCGATTGTTGGAGTATTAACAGTATTTATCATCGTTGAGAGATTTATGGCTCTTATGAAATTAACGGTAGATAAAGATGATTTCATGGACAAAATCCTTGGAATGGTTTTAAGAGGAGATCTACGTGGAGCGATCACTTTCTGTGATTCACGCCCGGTTCCCTTAACAAATACATTAAAAGCAGGATTAGTTTCTGCTGCTAATAAAAGGCCAGATGAAGAAATTCAAGTGGCAATGGATGGAGCCGCACTAAAAGAAACACCAAGACTTGAAGGATGGACAACATTCCTTGCGGTGTTTGGTAACGTGGCAACATTGATCGGACTACTTGGAACGATCGTGGGTCTAATCACATCATTCGGTGCGGTTGCCGACGCCGATCCTGCAAAAAAAGCAGAATTATTATCAAAAGGTATTGCAGAAGCTCTGAATTGTACAGCGTTTGGACTTTTAGTTGCGATTCCAGCGATCATTTTCTACGGATACTTTCAACATAGAATCGGTAGAGCAATCACGGAAATGCAAGAAGGTTCAATGAACCTTATCAACGTTGTAGTAAGCAACCGCGATAAAATGAAGTACTAA